The sequence GGCGGTTCACGCGAAACTTAACCGTATTCTTGATGGTGCAGGCGCATCGTTGGAAGCCATCTACTTTTGTCCTCATCATCCCGACGATGGTTGTGACTGCCGAAAGCCGAATCCAGGGATGATAGACCAAGCGGTGCGCGAACGACGCGTAGATCTTGATCGTGCTTATCTAATCGGCGATCATGTCCGAGATATCGAACTCGCAAAACGGATTGGAGTACGGAGCGTCTTAGTGACAACCGGAGTGGTTCGCCCCCAGGAGAGTGAACGGCTAAAGGAGAGCGGGCTCGCTCCAGATTGGACCGCACCCTCGATGACCGAGGCTGCGGACTGGCTCTTGTGCGATGCCGGTAGGTTACCGGACCGGACGAACGACAGGCGAGCGATTCATCGGTGATGCATGTGAGTAGGATTGCGGGGACCGACGGCAGTAAGGCTACTGTGGATCGGACCGTGAGTGGCGGTTGTCGGTGAAGGAGCCGCAATGAATACGCGAGAGGCTGATATGTCTCACGTACGAGGATACTGGCGATGAACCAAGAGGTCGGTTCGTGCTCGATTCCATGTAACCTCTGCGGTGGGACAGAGGTTGCGATTCTGTCGAACAGAAGTCGAAGCGGCAAGCCGTTGCAGACCGTCATTTGTCGTGCGTGTGGACTCGTATGGTCGGATCCTCGACCATATGAAGCCAGGCAGTTTTACGAAGAGGAATATCGCCTCTCTTATAAACAGACCTACAGTCCGAGACCAAAGCATGTGTTGCGTGCCGGCAAGGTGGCGTTGTCACGATTCGAGAAAGTTGCGCAACTGCTGTCGTGTCGCAAGACTGTGCTCGATGTCGGGACCGGCGGAGGGGAGTTTGCCTACCTGCTTCAAGCATTGGGACATTCCGTCAGTGGAGTTGAGCCGAATAGAGGCTATGCCGATCATTCGATACGAAACTATGGTCTCAATGTTCAGGTTGGATTCGTACAAGATGCCGTATTCCCACCTGAATCGTTCGATGTGGTCACGATTTGGCACGTGCTTGAGCACACAGAAGACCCAGGCCGTGTTTTGGCATTGTTGCGATCGTGGCTGAAAGTCGATGGCATGCTTATCGTGGAGGTTCCCAATATTGAATCAACCTGCCAGGCTCCGAAGAGCACATTTCACGAGGCGCATCTTTACAATTTCAACGTGGTGTCATTGCGGAGATTGGCCAAAAAGCACGGGATGCATGAAGCCTGGCATCTGATCTCGCGTGACGGAGGCAACCTCACGATGTTCTTCACGCCCAGTCGACCTTCACTCGAAGGACCATGCGAAGCAGTGATCCCAGGGAACTATGAGTGGGTGTCTAGGATTGTGCGAGGGCACAGCGACGTGCGCCGCCACCTGACCCCACTGCCCTATCTGAGGGCGTGGCAACGCCTCTACCGGTCATTGATGGAACGGCGAGAAACAGCAGGTGCAACAAGTGGTAAGGTGTTACTCGACCAGCTCTATGCCCCTCAGCTGAGGAGTTGTTCTGCGAGTGAGACCTGACTGGACTCAGATAGTGGAGGGAGGTGCAAGTGGGTGCTTTCGGTGTTGGGCTGCTCTTCAATGGATGGGTTCGGTGGAAGGTCTTCCGGTGTCATTTGTAACTCCGATAGATGGTGGTTTTTCCTCAGTGCCAAGCAACAAGCGTATTCTTCTGATCAAACCCAGTTCTCTTGGAGATATCGTTCACACGCTTCCGGTCGTGTCGGCTATCAAGGCACAATGGCCAGGATCGCATATGACATGGCTGGTCAAGCGTCAGTGGGCTGGGCTTGTTGAGCGGGTCGAAGGCATTGATCGAGTGTGGCTGGTTGATCCAACGGTGGCGAGTTGGGTAATGCAAAGTCAGGCGCTGCGAGCAGAACGATTTGATCTTGCCATAGACCTACAAGGGCTGTTTCGCACTGGAGTTCTGGCTCGCTTGAGCGGGGCGCCGATGCGAATCGGATTTGCCAACGGACGGGAAGGGAGTCCATGGTTTTATACGCATCGAGTGTCGGTTCCCGATTCGGACATCCATGCGGTGGATCGATATCTTCTGCTTGCGGCGGCATTGGGTATCTCGCTCCCTAGACAACCTCGGTTTGCATTCAGGATGCTGGATGAAGATCTCACGGATGTTCGAGAGTTGTTTCGACACCATGGATGCTCCATCGATAAGCCTTGGATTGCCATGAATGTTGGGGCACGGTGGTTGACAAAACGGTGGCCGCTCACGTTTTTTGCTGCGGTTGCGGATCAGCTGTATGAGTCACATCGTGCTCCAGTCGTTATCATAGGCGGCGCGGATGATCAGCTCGACGCGGGTAGGTTACAATCTTTGATGAAGCGTCCGTGTATTAATTTGAGCGGTGAAGTCCCATTAAGATGCTTGCCGGCCCTCCTAACAAAGGC is a genomic window of Candidatus Nitrospira kreftii containing:
- a CDS encoding Methyltransferase type 11, giving the protein MNQEVGSCSIPCNLCGGTEVAILSNRSRSGKPLQTVICRACGLVWSDPRPYEARQFYEEEYRLSYKQTYSPRPKHVLRAGKVALSRFEKVAQLLSCRKTVLDVGTGGGEFAYLLQALGHSVSGVEPNRGYADHSIRNYGLNVQVGFVQDAVFPPESFDVVTIWHVLEHTEDPGRVLALLRSWLKVDGMLIVEVPNIESTCQAPKSTFHEAHLYNFNVVSLRRLAKKHGMHEAWHLISRDGGNLTMFFTPSRPSLEGPCEAVIPGNYEWVSRIVRGHSDVRRHLTPLPYLRAWQRLYRSLMERRETAGATSGKVLLDQLYAPQLRSCSASET
- a CDS encoding hypothetical protein (conserved protein of unknown function) gives rise to the protein MTWLVKRQWAGLVERVEGIDRVWLVDPTVASWVMQSQALRAERFDLAIDLQGLFRTGVLARLSGAPMRIGFANGREGSPWFYTHRVSVPDSDIHAVDRYLLLAAALGISLPRQPRFAFRMLDEDLTDVRELFRHHGCSIDKPWIAMNVGARWLTKRWPLTFFAAVADQLYESHRAPVVIIGGADDQLDAGRLQSLMKRPCINLSGEVPLRCLPALLTKATVMITNDSGPMHIAAACGVPVVAMFGPTSATRTGPYGTGHHVLTGQTSCSPCFSRVCRHDPEMECLTRITPAHVMNVVQPLLSTHIPCR